The following proteins are co-located in the Candidatus Poribacteria bacterium genome:
- a CDS encoding ABC transporter permease subunit has translation MIWHITKRELYDHLNSLRFAFTTILFIALMLVNAIGYLGEYEAQSTAYQKKVSASLDKMRSNADSVYNLFTEGPGRLYKKSSPLSFCADGGETFIPESADGVGRGLFLISSRFSIRTLWRMEYPQSDPNLWNIMPDYTNVDWNTIVSIVLSLIAILFTFDAISSDRERGTLRLTLSNSVSRGTVLVSKFLAALITISIPFLIAAFINLFLLYTSGSIPLGLSECGRLGVIICVAFVYVSIFLGLGLLISSRVSNSSSSLTILLLIWVVWVVLLPSTTGALTSGLQPTMTRNELAARRQHLSNNFYQQYDELERKIPSREIPATEGTLLWSKYLTEDARNNERLNEEHLDAQIAQIRLARSITRISPASSVRYAIESLAGTGFTRHVQFLKQVRRYADEFMAFLIETDHADPESPHAIGSKEGTSQKPVRFESIPKFEDHISFTGAYTAAATDILLLFLFLAVLFAGAYLAFVRVEV, from the coding sequence ATGATCTGGCACATTACAAAGCGTGAACTTTACGACCATCTGAACAGTCTGCGATTTGCCTTTACAACGATATTGTTTATCGCACTGATGCTCGTCAACGCAATTGGGTATCTTGGCGAATACGAGGCGCAATCAACGGCATATCAAAAAAAGGTTTCAGCGTCTTTGGATAAAATGAGATCCAACGCGGACAGTGTTTATAACCTATTTACGGAAGGACCCGGCAGGCTCTACAAAAAATCTTCTCCACTCTCCTTTTGTGCGGACGGTGGTGAAACATTTATACCTGAATCCGCTGACGGAGTTGGCAGAGGTCTGTTCTTAATATCGAGTCGTTTTTCAATCAGAACGCTATGGCGAATGGAATACCCGCAATCCGATCCAAACCTATGGAATATTATGCCGGATTATACAAATGTTGATTGGAATACTATCGTCTCTATCGTGCTGAGTTTGATTGCCATCTTATTTACTTTCGACGCGATATCTTCGGACCGAGAACGAGGCACCTTGCGCTTGACACTCTCCAATAGTGTTTCACGCGGCACCGTATTGGTAAGCAAGTTTCTTGCAGCCTTGATAACTATCAGTATCCCTTTTTTAATTGCCGCATTCATTAACCTTTTTCTACTTTATACGTCGGGAAGTATTCCACTGGGACTAAGCGAGTGCGGACGATTGGGAGTCATTATCTGCGTCGCTTTTGTTTATGTGTCAATCTTCCTTGGACTGGGGCTGCTCATATCCTCTCGCGTGAGCAATTCGTCATCGAGTCTCACGATTCTCTTACTAATTTGGGTTGTTTGGGTCGTCCTGCTGCCCTCTACAACCGGCGCGCTTACCAGTGGCTTACAGCCAACAATGACCCGTAACGAACTCGCCGCCCGTCGGCAGCATCTGTCCAATAATTTTTATCAACAGTACGACGAACTTGAGCGCAAAATACCTTCGCGAGAGATTCCAGCAACGGAGGGAACATTATTGTGGTCGAAATACCTCACTGAGGATGCAAGAAACAACGAGAGATTGAACGAGGAGCACTTAGACGCTCAAATTGCTCAAATTCGACTCGCGAGATCCATAACCCGTATATCGCCTGCGTCAAGTGTCCGATACGCCATTGAATCTCTTGCTGGGACTGGTTTCACACGGCATGTTCAATTCTTGAAGCAAGTGCGCCGATATGCCGATGAATTCATGGCGTTTCTCATCGAAACCGATCATGCCGATCCAGAGAGTCCACACGCAATCGGTTCCAAGGAGGGCACCTCACAAAAGCCAGTGCGCTTTGAATCAATTCCAAAATTTGAAGATCACATCAGTTTCACGGGTGCCTACACCGCTGCAGCTACGGACATTCTGTTATTATTCCTGTTTTTGGCAGTATTGTTCGCGGGTGCGTATCTCGCTTTTGTGCGCGTTGAAGTCTAA